The proteins below are encoded in one region of Maribacter aestuarii:
- a CDS encoding gamma carbonic anhydrase family protein has protein sequence MIMEVRGKTPKIGQDCYIAENATIVGDVVIGNQCSIWFNTVLRGDVNFIKIGNKVNIQDGAVVHCTYKKASTTIGNNVSIGHNAIVHGCTIHDDVLVGMGSIIMDDCVVESNSIIAAGAVLTRGTHVPSGSIFAGMPAKKIKDISPELSSGEINRIAEAYIIYSGWFKKN, from the coding sequence ATGATAATGGAAGTAAGAGGTAAAACACCTAAAATTGGGCAAGATTGCTACATCGCAGAAAATGCCACTATAGTTGGCGATGTCGTCATTGGAAATCAGTGCAGCATTTGGTTCAACACCGTTTTGAGGGGAGACGTAAACTTTATAAAAATAGGGAACAAGGTAAACATACAAGATGGTGCCGTTGTTCATTGTACCTATAAGAAAGCGTCTACCACAATCGGCAATAACGTTTCCATTGGTCATAACGCCATTGTACATGGTTGTACCATTCATGATGATGTTCTGGTAGGCATGGGAAGCATTATTATGGATGATTGTGTTGTGGAGAGTAACAGCATTATTGCCGCTGGGGCAGTCTTGACCAGAGGCACCCATGTGCCGTCCGGGAGTATATTTGCAGGAATGCCGGCAAAAAAAATAAAGGATATTAGTCCAGAACTAAGCTCAGGCGAGATTAATCGCATAGCAGAGGCCTATATAATATATTCAGGCTGGTTCAAGAAAAATTGA
- a CDS encoding histidine kinase: MKKQLLILFTLFLLGGFACFCQTEGDGINFVVKGNVKGKETLAPISGVSVSTNKGTFTSTNALGEFRIKVSLGETLIFEDARIETVRYRIKNDDDIQIRVEGYGGPSVQKRETSSISNRAASLHQAFLDSAVYYKKENIAKSIDFIAKSIEQLGDRGNKKELARSLTALGEVYLYHQQYDLAIDNFEDALEANKTIATALLLGKTYVTNKDFKKAVEILQPLLEMKNMVPFQSVSLFETLGDANIGENKVRVALDFYNEGLKVAKKNQITPKMTDLNSKIADAYAQDNQLMEAEAYYGNSLQLASKLAPKRALQEKEKVADFYNKKSQYNEEIAIRKNSLEELNRLKSPKKDDTRTDLGDTITTQRINYKIANAYIAQDKYNEAIPYLERSIVEADSEDDLIVQKDATRKLSEVYEYKGDFNRALETYQSYVALVDTLYVRKEQEISRAARFNREIASTQSRITGLEQERELSQSKYDLALTEQELAEESYKRQRWIIYSLIFGIVLTGLAAFFFYRSNQQQKLTNNLLALKSLRSQMNPHFIFNALNSVNNFIAKSDERSANRYLSEFSTLMRCVLENSEEDFIPLDKELELLELYVKLEHSRFPDKFDYVIEIDDNLDVASYQIPPMLLQPYIENAIWHGLRYKEEKGVLKIKVESKDVKSVEVRITDDGIGRKKSASLKTQNQKKQKSKGMGNIQQRVAILNDMYGDKVAVTIADLKNDSTGTKVIFTLKKDK; this comes from the coding sequence ATGAAAAAACAGTTACTCATACTCTTCACCTTGTTCCTTTTAGGGGGATTCGCTTGCTTTTGCCAAACTGAGGGAGATGGTATAAACTTTGTCGTTAAAGGCAATGTAAAAGGCAAGGAAACATTAGCTCCAATATCCGGTGTATCCGTTTCAACCAATAAAGGTACGTTCACATCTACCAATGCTTTGGGTGAGTTTAGAATAAAAGTAAGTTTGGGTGAAACGCTAATTTTTGAGGATGCCCGAATAGAAACCGTTAGGTATCGCATAAAGAATGATGATGACATCCAAATTCGGGTAGAAGGTTACGGTGGCCCATCCGTTCAAAAAAGAGAAACCAGTAGTATATCAAATAGGGCGGCTTCTTTGCATCAGGCGTTCTTAGATTCAGCCGTTTACTATAAGAAAGAAAACATAGCAAAGAGTATTGATTTTATAGCAAAATCAATAGAACAGTTAGGTGACAGGGGCAATAAAAAGGAATTGGCAAGGTCGCTCACCGCTTTAGGGGAGGTCTATCTGTATCATCAGCAATATGACTTGGCCATAGATAATTTTGAGGACGCCCTGGAAGCCAACAAGACTATCGCCACTGCCTTACTGTTGGGAAAGACCTATGTCACGAACAAGGACTTCAAAAAAGCTGTAGAAATTTTGCAACCCCTTTTGGAAATGAAAAATATGGTGCCTTTTCAAAGTGTCTCCCTCTTTGAAACGTTGGGGGATGCTAATATAGGTGAGAACAAGGTTAGGGTGGCCTTGGATTTTTATAATGAGGGACTAAAAGTGGCCAAAAAGAATCAGATAACCCCCAAAATGACGGACCTGAATTCAAAGATTGCCGATGCCTATGCTCAGGACAACCAACTAATGGAAGCCGAAGCGTATTATGGTAACTCCCTACAATTGGCCAGCAAACTTGCACCTAAAAGAGCCTTGCAGGAAAAAGAAAAGGTTGCCGACTTCTACAACAAGAAGAGCCAATATAATGAGGAAATAGCCATTCGCAAGAACAGTCTAGAGGAATTGAATAGGTTAAAATCGCCAAAAAAAGATGACACCCGAACAGATTTGGGCGATACCATCACCACACAACGCATAAATTATAAAATTGCCAATGCCTATATTGCCCAGGATAAGTACAACGAGGCAATTCCCTATCTAGAAAGAAGTATCGTAGAGGCCGACTCGGAAGATGATTTAATAGTCCAGAAAGACGCTACTAGAAAACTGTCCGAAGTATATGAGTATAAAGGAGATTTTAACAGGGCGTTGGAAACCTACCAATCCTATGTTGCACTCGTTGATACATTATATGTGCGCAAAGAGCAGGAAATTTCAAGGGCAGCGCGGTTCAATAGAGAAATAGCTTCTACACAAAGTAGGATTACCGGATTGGAGCAGGAGCGGGAACTTTCCCAAAGCAAATACGATTTGGCATTGACCGAGCAGGAACTAGCTGAAGAAAGTTATAAAAGGCAGCGTTGGATTATCTATTCCCTGATTTTCGGTATAGTTCTAACAGGTTTGGCGGCCTTCTTTTTCTATAGGAGCAACCAGCAACAAAAACTGACCAATAATCTTTTAGCCTTAAAATCGCTACGCTCGCAAATGAACCCGCATTTTATCTTTAATGCTTTAAATTCTGTTAATAATTTCATTGCCAAAAGTGATGAAAGAAGCGCTAACAGGTATTTGAGTGAGTTCTCCACATTAATGCGATGTGTTTTAGAAAATTCGGAAGAAGACTTTATTCCGTTGGATAAAGAACTGGAATTATTGGAGCTTTACGTGAAATTGGAGCATTCCCGTTTTCCAGATAAGTTTGATTATGTAATTGAGATAGATGACAACTTGGATGTTGCCTCCTATCAGATTCCCCCAATGTTGCTTCAACCTTATATAGAAAATGCCATTTGGCATGGTTTACGGTATAAGGAGGAGAAAGGCGTTTTGAAGATAAAAGTGGAATCGAAGGATGTTAAGAGTGTTGAGGTCCGAATTACGGATGATGGTATTGGTAGAAAAAAGTCCGCTAGCCTAAAAACACAAAATCAGAAAAAACAGAAATCAAAAGGAATGGGCAATATTCAACAACGGGTGGCTATCCTGAATGACATGTACGGGGATAAAGTAGCGGTTACGATTGCGGATTTGAAAAATGACAGTACCGGTACAAAGGTAATTTTCACTTTAAAAAAAGACAAATGA
- a CDS encoding LytR/AlgR family response regulator transcription factor, protein MILKAILVEDEANSREILRNYLKKYCPKVELVGEASSIKEALEIIRMQELDLVFLDIEMPFGNAFDLLEKVPDRTFETVFVTAYDHYAKDALNSHAAYYLMKPINIDELIKSVNYVLEVKERENTLQEKVLNSNTRCIEGKLTLPQQDGFQVLNVSEILYCKADDNYTEIYLENKKLLVSKTLKYFEDALSEFPFARIHKSYLVNVNEVVKYRKGKGGSVIISNGKELMVSASKKKDFLSFYD, encoded by the coding sequence ATGATCTTAAAAGCCATATTAGTAGAGGATGAAGCCAATAGTAGGGAAATCCTTAGAAACTACTTGAAGAAATATTGTCCTAAAGTTGAACTGGTAGGAGAGGCGTCTTCTATAAAAGAAGCTCTGGAAATCATAAGAATGCAGGAATTAGATCTTGTTTTTCTAGATATTGAGATGCCTTTTGGAAATGCCTTTGACTTATTGGAGAAAGTTCCTGATCGTACGTTCGAAACTGTCTTCGTAACCGCTTACGACCATTATGCAAAGGATGCCCTTAACAGTCATGCCGCTTACTATTTAATGAAACCTATAAATATTGATGAGCTTATAAAGTCCGTAAATTATGTGTTGGAGGTGAAAGAAAGGGAAAACACCTTACAGGAAAAAGTTTTAAATTCGAATACGCGGTGTATAGAAGGTAAACTTACCCTTCCGCAACAGGATGGTTTTCAAGTCTTAAATGTTTCGGAAATACTATATTGTAAGGCCGATGATAATTATACTGAAATCTACTTGGAAAATAAAAAACTGTTGGTAAGCAAAACCTTGAAGTATTTTGAAGATGCCCTTTCAGAATTTCCGTTTGCGAGGATACATAAATCTTATTTGGTAAATGTAAACGAGGTCGTTAAATACAGAAAAGGGAAAGGGGGAAGCGTAATCATTTCCAATGGAAAGGAACTCATGGTTTCTGCTTCCAAAAAGAAGGACTTTCTTTCGTTCTATGACTAA